One Nitrosopumilus sp. genomic window, TTCATTAGATGCCTTCTTCCCATATGACACACTTGGTCCTTTACAATATGTTGTTCCTTACTTTGTTCAAGCTAATGTGTGGATAATCACAGTACTTGATCTTGGAACTGCAGTTGCACGTGATAATGTAATGTTCTTGCGTGGTGAACACGGTTCTATGGCTTTACAAGTATTTTGGCCATCAGCTGGTGTTCATAGTATAATCATTTTTTCCTTAGTGATTGGGGCATTCATGTTAAAACTTAACATACCTCGAGCCAGAAAATCTATCTATTTTGTATTGGGAATAATTGGTACTATCACTGTTAATTTAATTCGAATTTTTTCATTGTCATGGTATGCTCTTAAAGTGACCACTGATCCTGTTGCATGGGAAGAATATCACAAAATTGCAGGAGAGATAATGTTTCTACCCTGGTTATTTGCATTCATTTTGGTAGTAATTCTTATCGAATCTAGACGACTAAAAAAATCTGAAAAAGTTTCTAAAAATAAGAAGTGATGTCACTTTGCCCTTGAATTTCTGAAAGTTCTGATACTTTTACTCCTAATCTTCTAATTGTGCTTGTTTGATTTTCTAAAGCCTCTTTAAGTAGCTGTTCTGCAGTTTTTTTCAATTTTTCAATACTTGATGTAGGGCTTTTCAACATTTTTGATTTTGATTTGTTTGATAAATCTGATTGAACAAAATGTATCCCAACTGATTTGAACATTTGGTTATTTTTTATTACTATGTTGTGGACTTCTTTGCATAATTCTAAAATATTTTCAGATAAAAACTCATAATTTTTTGAATCTTCTTTCAACGTGACAATTTTACTATATTGAATTCTTGCTTCACGTTTTTTTACAGGTTCATTATCTATGCCTCTGGCAGCATTGTATATGTAAGTCCCTGTTTTTCTTCCAAAGTTTTTATTCAAAGTAAAAATATCTAATTTTTTCAAATCACTAATTGTTTCTAATTTCATTTCTAAAAATTTGGTTTCTGTTTTTTTTCCAATACCTGGAATTGTTCTAATTTTTAATGGCTCTAAAAACTCCTCTACTTTTTCAGGCAAAACCAACGTCAATCCATCTGGTTTTTGAAAATCTGATGCAATTTTTGAAATTAATTTGTTAGGTGAAATTCCTATGGAGCAACTAAGTTTTATTTTATCTCTGATTGTATTTTTGATTTGTTGAGCTAGATGACTTGCGTTTTTAAAATCCCCACTAACTCTTTGAGTTACATCCAGATACGCTTCATCTCTTCCCACATATTCAAAAATATTTGCACTGTCACTCATTACTTTCATTGCTTTCTCTGACATGTCTGAATAGAAATCAAAATCCACAGGTAAGAAGACTGCATCTTTTCTTTCTTCTAACCTTTTTTTTGCAAATGAAATTGGAATTCCTGATTTTACTCCATATTTCCTTGCTGTATAATTTGCTGTAGCAATTGCACCGCTATCTCCTCCTCTGTCTGAAAAAACACAAACACATACTGGTTTTGATTTTAATTCTGGGGATCTAGTTTCTTCACACTGGGCATAAAAATAATCAAAATCTATGTGGAAAACTACTCTTGTTTCCAATAACTCTGTATTCTATTTTGATTATTACTATATTGTGTATTCATCTAAATATTGACACGAGAATGTATTTTTATGGAATATCCTGTATCTGCAGATGAAAATGGAGTAAATCTCAAACCTGAAAAAATGGAAAAGGAAAAGCTCTATCATTGTATTTTTAAAAATAAAGTGATGTTACTTTTCAAAGATTCTCAGGATGTTCTAAATTGCTACGAAATTGAAGAAGCAGATTTAGTTGAACAAATTAAGAAAATTGACAATGATGACGATCTTGAAAAATTATTTGAAGATTATTTGAAAGGAAATACCTGAAAAATTAAATAAAAGCGAGAGAGCAATTTGTTATAATAGGAATTTAAAATTGAGCAACAACAAAAAATCTAAAGACGCAGAAGACATCTTATCAGAATTTGATTCTAGAAATAAACCTGAACCAACACCAGAACCTGAACCAACACCAGAACCTGAACCAACACCAGA contains:
- the artG gene encoding thaumarchaeosortase, giving the protein MQNWNLIFGILIISSPILFAMIAFPDSIAWSWNEGRGGYFFALIFIIAELIGLKIVISKKRLLSVIPLALVTIAYLLSLEYGLREYIISSAEMYDVQLIYSWTWMWDFVVMAIFVIAALTIFFGKRWIRIAPAGPIFLTGTAIILSLDAFFPYDTLGPLQYVVPYFVQANVWIITVLDLGTAVARDNVMFLRGEHGSMALQVFWPSAGVHSIIIFSLVIGAFMLKLNIPRARKSIYFVLGIIGTITVNLIRIFSLSWYALKVTTDPVAWEEYHKIAGEIMFLPWLFAFILVVILIESRRLKKSEKVSKNKK
- the dinB gene encoding DNA polymerase IV; translated protein: METRVVFHIDFDYFYAQCEETRSPELKSKPVCVCVFSDRGGDSGAIATANYTARKYGVKSGIPISFAKKRLEERKDAVFLPVDFDFYSDMSEKAMKVMSDSANIFEYVGRDEAYLDVTQRVSGDFKNASHLAQQIKNTIRDKIKLSCSIGISPNKLISKIASDFQKPDGLTLVLPEKVEEFLEPLKIRTIPGIGKKTETKFLEMKLETISDLKKLDIFTLNKNFGRKTGTYIYNAARGIDNEPVKKREARIQYSKIVTLKEDSKNYEFLSENILELCKEVHNIVIKNNQMFKSVGIHFVQSDLSNKSKSKMLKSPTSSIEKLKKTAEQLLKEALENQTSTIRRLGVKVSELSEIQGQSDITSYF